Proteins encoded in a region of the Canis lupus familiaris isolate Mischka breed German Shepherd chromosome 1, alternate assembly UU_Cfam_GSD_1.0, whole genome shotgun sequence genome:
- the ERCC2 gene encoding general transcription and DNA repair factor IIH helicase subunit XPD isoform X1 → MKLNVDGLLVYFPYDYIYPEQFSYMLELKRTLDAKGHGVLEMPSGTGKTVSLLALIMAYQRAYPLEVTKLIYCSRTVPEIEKVIEELRKLLNFYEKQEGEKLPFLGLALSSRKNLCIHPEVMPLRFGKDVDGKCHSLTASYVRAQYQQDSSLPHCRFYEEFDVHGRQVPLPAGIYNLDDLKALGQRQGWCPYFLARYSILHANVVVYSYHYLLDPKIAELVSKELARKAVVVFDEAHNIDNVCIDSMSVNITRRTLDRCQGNLETLQKTVLRIKETDEQRLREEYRRLVEGLREASAARETDAHLANPVLPDEVLQEAVPGSIRTAEHFLGFLRRLLEYVKWRLRVQHVVQESPPAFLSGLAQRVCIQRKPLRFCAERLRSLLHTLEIADLADFSPLTLLANFATLVSTYAKGFTIIIEPFDDRTPTIANPILHFSCMDASLAIKPVFERFQSVIITSGTLSPLDIYPKILDFHPVTMATFTMTLARVCLCPMIIGRGNDQVAISSKFETREDIAVIRNYGNLLLEMSAVVPDGIVAFFTSYQYMESTVASWYEQGILENIQRNKLLFIETQDGAETSVALEKYQEACENGRGAILLSVARGKVSEGIDFVHHYGRAVIMFGVPYVYTQSRILKARLEYLRDQFQIRENDFLTFDAMRHAAQCVGRAIRGKTDYGLMVFADKRFARADKRGKLPRWIQEHLTDANLNLTVDEGVQVAKYFLRQMAQPFHREDQLGLSLLSLEQLESEETLRRIEQIAQQL, encoded by the exons ATGAA gCTCAACGTGGACGGGCTGCTGGTCTACTTCCCTTACGACTACATCTACCCGGAGCAGTTCTCCTACATGCTGGAGCTCAAGCGCACGCTGGACGCCAAG GGTCATGGAGTCCTGGAGATGCCCTCAGGCACTGGGAAGACAGTGTCCCTGTTGGCACTGATCATGGCATACCAGAGG GCATATCCACTGGAAGTGACTAAACTCATCTACTGCTCAAGAACTGTGCCTGAGATTGAGAAG GTCATTGAAGAGCTGCGAAAGTTGCTCAACTTCTATGAGAAGCAGGAGGGTGAGAAGCTGCCATTTTTGGGGCTTGCTCTGAGCTCCCGGAAGAACCTGTGTATTCATCCTGAG GTGATGCCCTTGCGCTTTGGGAAAGATGTCGACGGGAAATGCCACAGCCTCACAGCCTCGTACGTGCGGGCGCAGTACCAGCAGGACTCCAGCTTGCCCCACTGCCGCTTCTACGAG GAATTTGATGTCCATGGgcgccaggtgcccctccctgctgGGATCTACAACCTGGATGACCTGAAGGCCCTGGGGCAGCGCCAGGGCTGGTGCCCATACTTCCTTGCCCGCTACTCG ATCCTGCACGCCAATGTGGTGGTTTACAGTTACCACTACCTCTTGGACCCCAAGATTGCAGAGCTGGTGTCTAAGGAGCTGGCCCGGAAGGCTGTCGTGGTCTTTGATGAGGCCCACAACATTG ACAATGTCTGCATCGACTCGATGAGTGTCAACATCACTCGCCGGACCCTTGACCGCTGCCAGGGCAACCTGGAGACCTTACAGAAGACGGTGCTCAG gaTCAAGGAGACAGATGAGCAGCGTCTGCGGGAGGAGTACCGACGCCTGGTAGAGGGGCTGCGGGAGGCCAGTGCTGCCCGGGAGACCGATGCCCACCTGGCCAACCCCGTGCTTCCTGATGAGGTGCTACAGG AGGCGGTCCCCGGCTCCATCCGCACGGCTGAACACTTCCTGGGCTTCCTACGGCGGCTGCTGGAATACGTCAAGTGGCGGCTGCGGGTACAGCACGTGGTGCAGGAGAGCCCCCCTGCCTTCCTCAGCGGCCTGGCCCAGCGTGTGTGCATCCAGCGCAAGCCCCTCAG ATTCTGTGCCGAACGCCTCCGCTCCCTCTTGCACACCCTGGAGATTGCCGATCTTGCGGACttctctcccctcaccctcctcgCTAACTTCGCCACCCTCGTCAGCACCTATGCCAAGG GTTTCACCATCATCATCGAGCCCTTTGATGACAGGACCCCCACCATTGCCAACCCCATCCTGCACTTCAG CTGCATGGATGCTTCACTGGCCATCAAACCCGTGTTTGAGCGTTTCCAGTCTGTCATCATCACATCTGGG ACGCTGTCCCCACTGGACATCTACCCCAAGATTCTGGACTTCCACCCCGTCACCATGGCAACCTTCACCATGACGCTGGCCCGGGTCTGCCTCTGCCCTATG ATCATTGGTCGTGGCAATGACCAGGTGGCCATTAGCTCTAAATTTGAGACCCGGGAAGATATTG CGGTGATCCGGAACTATGGGAACCTCCTGCTGGAGATGTCTGCTGTTGTCCCTGATGGCATCGTGGCCTTCTTCACCAGCTACCAGTACATGGAGAGCACCGTGGCTTCCTGGTATGAGCAG GGCATTCTTGAAAACATCCAGAGGAATAAGCTGCTCTTCATTGAGACCCAAGATGGGGCTGAGACCAGCGTTGCCCTGGAGAAGTaccaggag gcctgtgAGAATGGCCGTGGAGCCATCCTGCTGTCAGTGGCCCGAGGCAAAGTGTCCGAGGGAATTGACTTTG TGCACCACTACGGGCGGGCTGTCATCATGTTCGGTGTCCCCTACGTCTACACCCAGAGCCGTATTCTTAAG GCACGGCTGGAGTACCTACGTGACCAGTTCCAGATCCGAGAAAATGACTTCCTCACCTTCGATGCCATGCGCCACGCAGCCCAGTGTGTGGGTCGTGCCATTCGGGGCAAGACGGACTATGGCCTCATGGTCTTTGCTGATAAG CGGTTTGCCCGGGCAGACAAGCGTGGGAAACTGCCTCGCTGGATCCAGGAGCACCTCACTGATGCCAACCTCAACCTGACTGTTGACGAGGGAGTCCAGGTTGCCAAGTACTTCCTGAGGCAGATGGCTCAGCCATTCCACCGG gaGGACCAGCTGGGCCTGTCCCTGCTTAGCCTGGAGCAGCTGGAATCAGAAGAGACGCTGCGGAGGATAGAGCAGATTGCTCAGCAGCTGTAG
- the ERCC2 gene encoding general transcription and DNA repair factor IIH helicase subunit XPD isoform X3 — MPLRFGKDVDGKCHSLTASYVRAQYQQDSSLPHCRFYEEFDVHGRQVPLPAGIYNLDDLKALGQRQGWCPYFLARYSILHANVVVYSYHYLLDPKIAELVSKELARKAVVVFDEAHNIDNVCIDSMSVNITRRTLDRCQGNLETLQKTVLRIKETDEQRLREEYRRLVEGLREASAARETDAHLANPVLPDEVLQEAVPGSIRTAEHFLGFLRRLLEYVKWRLRVQHVVQESPPAFLSGLAQRVCIQRKPLRFCAERLRSLLHTLEIADLADFSPLTLLANFATLVSTYAKGFTIIIEPFDDRTPTIANPILHFSCMDASLAIKPVFERFQSVIITSGTLSPLDIYPKILDFHPVTMATFTMTLARVCLCPMIIGRGNDQVAISSKFETREDIAVIRNYGNLLLEMSAVVPDGIVAFFTSYQYMESTVASWYEQGILENIQRNKLLFIETQDGAETSVALEKYQEACENGRGAILLSVARGKVSEGIDFVHHYGRAVIMFGVPYVYTQSRILKARLEYLRDQFQIRENDFLTFDAMRHAAQCVGRAIRGKTDYGLMVFADKRFARADKRGKLPRWIQEHLTDANLNLTVDEGVQVAKYFLRQMAQPFHREDQLGLSLLSLEQLESEETLRRIEQIAQQL; from the exons ATGCCCTTGCGCTTTGGGAAAGATGTCGACGGGAAATGCCACAGCCTCACAGCCTCGTACGTGCGGGCGCAGTACCAGCAGGACTCCAGCTTGCCCCACTGCCGCTTCTACGAG GAATTTGATGTCCATGGgcgccaggtgcccctccctgctgGGATCTACAACCTGGATGACCTGAAGGCCCTGGGGCAGCGCCAGGGCTGGTGCCCATACTTCCTTGCCCGCTACTCG ATCCTGCACGCCAATGTGGTGGTTTACAGTTACCACTACCTCTTGGACCCCAAGATTGCAGAGCTGGTGTCTAAGGAGCTGGCCCGGAAGGCTGTCGTGGTCTTTGATGAGGCCCACAACATTG ACAATGTCTGCATCGACTCGATGAGTGTCAACATCACTCGCCGGACCCTTGACCGCTGCCAGGGCAACCTGGAGACCTTACAGAAGACGGTGCTCAG gaTCAAGGAGACAGATGAGCAGCGTCTGCGGGAGGAGTACCGACGCCTGGTAGAGGGGCTGCGGGAGGCCAGTGCTGCCCGGGAGACCGATGCCCACCTGGCCAACCCCGTGCTTCCTGATGAGGTGCTACAGG AGGCGGTCCCCGGCTCCATCCGCACGGCTGAACACTTCCTGGGCTTCCTACGGCGGCTGCTGGAATACGTCAAGTGGCGGCTGCGGGTACAGCACGTGGTGCAGGAGAGCCCCCCTGCCTTCCTCAGCGGCCTGGCCCAGCGTGTGTGCATCCAGCGCAAGCCCCTCAG ATTCTGTGCCGAACGCCTCCGCTCCCTCTTGCACACCCTGGAGATTGCCGATCTTGCGGACttctctcccctcaccctcctcgCTAACTTCGCCACCCTCGTCAGCACCTATGCCAAGG GTTTCACCATCATCATCGAGCCCTTTGATGACAGGACCCCCACCATTGCCAACCCCATCCTGCACTTCAG CTGCATGGATGCTTCACTGGCCATCAAACCCGTGTTTGAGCGTTTCCAGTCTGTCATCATCACATCTGGG ACGCTGTCCCCACTGGACATCTACCCCAAGATTCTGGACTTCCACCCCGTCACCATGGCAACCTTCACCATGACGCTGGCCCGGGTCTGCCTCTGCCCTATG ATCATTGGTCGTGGCAATGACCAGGTGGCCATTAGCTCTAAATTTGAGACCCGGGAAGATATTG CGGTGATCCGGAACTATGGGAACCTCCTGCTGGAGATGTCTGCTGTTGTCCCTGATGGCATCGTGGCCTTCTTCACCAGCTACCAGTACATGGAGAGCACCGTGGCTTCCTGGTATGAGCAG GGCATTCTTGAAAACATCCAGAGGAATAAGCTGCTCTTCATTGAGACCCAAGATGGGGCTGAGACCAGCGTTGCCCTGGAGAAGTaccaggag gcctgtgAGAATGGCCGTGGAGCCATCCTGCTGTCAGTGGCCCGAGGCAAAGTGTCCGAGGGAATTGACTTTG TGCACCACTACGGGCGGGCTGTCATCATGTTCGGTGTCCCCTACGTCTACACCCAGAGCCGTATTCTTAAG GCACGGCTGGAGTACCTACGTGACCAGTTCCAGATCCGAGAAAATGACTTCCTCACCTTCGATGCCATGCGCCACGCAGCCCAGTGTGTGGGTCGTGCCATTCGGGGCAAGACGGACTATGGCCTCATGGTCTTTGCTGATAAG CGGTTTGCCCGGGCAGACAAGCGTGGGAAACTGCCTCGCTGGATCCAGGAGCACCTCACTGATGCCAACCTCAACCTGACTGTTGACGAGGGAGTCCAGGTTGCCAAGTACTTCCTGAGGCAGATGGCTCAGCCATTCCACCGG gaGGACCAGCTGGGCCTGTCCCTGCTTAGCCTGGAGCAGCTGGAATCAGAAGAGACGCTGCGGAGGATAGAGCAGATTGCTCAGCAGCTGTAG
- the ERCC2 gene encoding general transcription and DNA repair factor IIH helicase subunit XPD isoform X2 codes for MLELKRTLDAKGHGVLEMPSGTGKTVSLLALIMAYQRAYPLEVTKLIYCSRTVPEIEKVIEELRKLLNFYEKQEGEKLPFLGLALSSRKNLCIHPEVMPLRFGKDVDGKCHSLTASYVRAQYQQDSSLPHCRFYEEFDVHGRQVPLPAGIYNLDDLKALGQRQGWCPYFLARYSILHANVVVYSYHYLLDPKIAELVSKELARKAVVVFDEAHNIDNVCIDSMSVNITRRTLDRCQGNLETLQKTVLRIKETDEQRLREEYRRLVEGLREASAARETDAHLANPVLPDEVLQEAVPGSIRTAEHFLGFLRRLLEYVKWRLRVQHVVQESPPAFLSGLAQRVCIQRKPLRFCAERLRSLLHTLEIADLADFSPLTLLANFATLVSTYAKGFTIIIEPFDDRTPTIANPILHFSCMDASLAIKPVFERFQSVIITSGTLSPLDIYPKILDFHPVTMATFTMTLARVCLCPMIIGRGNDQVAISSKFETREDIAVIRNYGNLLLEMSAVVPDGIVAFFTSYQYMESTVASWYEQGILENIQRNKLLFIETQDGAETSVALEKYQEACENGRGAILLSVARGKVSEGIDFVHHYGRAVIMFGVPYVYTQSRILKARLEYLRDQFQIRENDFLTFDAMRHAAQCVGRAIRGKTDYGLMVFADKRFARADKRGKLPRWIQEHLTDANLNLTVDEGVQVAKYFLRQMAQPFHREDQLGLSLLSLEQLESEETLRRIEQIAQQL; via the exons ATGCTGGAGCTCAAGCGCACGCTGGACGCCAAG GGTCATGGAGTCCTGGAGATGCCCTCAGGCACTGGGAAGACAGTGTCCCTGTTGGCACTGATCATGGCATACCAGAGG GCATATCCACTGGAAGTGACTAAACTCATCTACTGCTCAAGAACTGTGCCTGAGATTGAGAAG GTCATTGAAGAGCTGCGAAAGTTGCTCAACTTCTATGAGAAGCAGGAGGGTGAGAAGCTGCCATTTTTGGGGCTTGCTCTGAGCTCCCGGAAGAACCTGTGTATTCATCCTGAG GTGATGCCCTTGCGCTTTGGGAAAGATGTCGACGGGAAATGCCACAGCCTCACAGCCTCGTACGTGCGGGCGCAGTACCAGCAGGACTCCAGCTTGCCCCACTGCCGCTTCTACGAG GAATTTGATGTCCATGGgcgccaggtgcccctccctgctgGGATCTACAACCTGGATGACCTGAAGGCCCTGGGGCAGCGCCAGGGCTGGTGCCCATACTTCCTTGCCCGCTACTCG ATCCTGCACGCCAATGTGGTGGTTTACAGTTACCACTACCTCTTGGACCCCAAGATTGCAGAGCTGGTGTCTAAGGAGCTGGCCCGGAAGGCTGTCGTGGTCTTTGATGAGGCCCACAACATTG ACAATGTCTGCATCGACTCGATGAGTGTCAACATCACTCGCCGGACCCTTGACCGCTGCCAGGGCAACCTGGAGACCTTACAGAAGACGGTGCTCAG gaTCAAGGAGACAGATGAGCAGCGTCTGCGGGAGGAGTACCGACGCCTGGTAGAGGGGCTGCGGGAGGCCAGTGCTGCCCGGGAGACCGATGCCCACCTGGCCAACCCCGTGCTTCCTGATGAGGTGCTACAGG AGGCGGTCCCCGGCTCCATCCGCACGGCTGAACACTTCCTGGGCTTCCTACGGCGGCTGCTGGAATACGTCAAGTGGCGGCTGCGGGTACAGCACGTGGTGCAGGAGAGCCCCCCTGCCTTCCTCAGCGGCCTGGCCCAGCGTGTGTGCATCCAGCGCAAGCCCCTCAG ATTCTGTGCCGAACGCCTCCGCTCCCTCTTGCACACCCTGGAGATTGCCGATCTTGCGGACttctctcccctcaccctcctcgCTAACTTCGCCACCCTCGTCAGCACCTATGCCAAGG GTTTCACCATCATCATCGAGCCCTTTGATGACAGGACCCCCACCATTGCCAACCCCATCCTGCACTTCAG CTGCATGGATGCTTCACTGGCCATCAAACCCGTGTTTGAGCGTTTCCAGTCTGTCATCATCACATCTGGG ACGCTGTCCCCACTGGACATCTACCCCAAGATTCTGGACTTCCACCCCGTCACCATGGCAACCTTCACCATGACGCTGGCCCGGGTCTGCCTCTGCCCTATG ATCATTGGTCGTGGCAATGACCAGGTGGCCATTAGCTCTAAATTTGAGACCCGGGAAGATATTG CGGTGATCCGGAACTATGGGAACCTCCTGCTGGAGATGTCTGCTGTTGTCCCTGATGGCATCGTGGCCTTCTTCACCAGCTACCAGTACATGGAGAGCACCGTGGCTTCCTGGTATGAGCAG GGCATTCTTGAAAACATCCAGAGGAATAAGCTGCTCTTCATTGAGACCCAAGATGGGGCTGAGACCAGCGTTGCCCTGGAGAAGTaccaggag gcctgtgAGAATGGCCGTGGAGCCATCCTGCTGTCAGTGGCCCGAGGCAAAGTGTCCGAGGGAATTGACTTTG TGCACCACTACGGGCGGGCTGTCATCATGTTCGGTGTCCCCTACGTCTACACCCAGAGCCGTATTCTTAAG GCACGGCTGGAGTACCTACGTGACCAGTTCCAGATCCGAGAAAATGACTTCCTCACCTTCGATGCCATGCGCCACGCAGCCCAGTGTGTGGGTCGTGCCATTCGGGGCAAGACGGACTATGGCCTCATGGTCTTTGCTGATAAG CGGTTTGCCCGGGCAGACAAGCGTGGGAAACTGCCTCGCTGGATCCAGGAGCACCTCACTGATGCCAACCTCAACCTGACTGTTGACGAGGGAGTCCAGGTTGCCAAGTACTTCCTGAGGCAGATGGCTCAGCCATTCCACCGG gaGGACCAGCTGGGCCTGTCCCTGCTTAGCCTGGAGCAGCTGGAATCAGAAGAGACGCTGCGGAGGATAGAGCAGATTGCTCAGCAGCTGTAG